The following proteins come from a genomic window of Lolium rigidum isolate FL_2022 chromosome 5, APGP_CSIRO_Lrig_0.1, whole genome shotgun sequence:
- the LOC124653358 gene encoding protein trichome birefringence-like 16 isoform X2 encodes MDEGSSSGNPLVKSIAEVGKVVTAAPPPLTIIHDAKDATGKKETSPSEKKGCDYRNGGWVPDDRRPLYSGLKCKRWLSESWNCKLTQRKDFTYEKFRWQPESCEMPMFQAAQFLRRMQDKTIAYVGDSLGRQMFQSMMCMVAASGKDHSDVEDVGSNYGLALARRAKRPGGWAYRFRSTNTTILYYWSATLCDLEPLRLSNPAAGYAMHLDRPPSFLKKNLHRFHVLVLNTGHHWNRGKLKANKWEMYVSGAPNINGKIAVIWKAKNFTVHSVMKWLDGQLPSYPHLKVFYRSLSPRHFFNGEWNTGGTCDNKAPLSKGNTVFQNHSEDADAEGAVKGTRIKLLDITALSRLRDEGHISRYSIRGTTGVQDCLHWCLPGVPDTWNEILAAQL; translated from the exons ATGGATGAAGGTTCCTCTAGCGGCAATCCGTTGGTGAAGTCAATTGCTGAAGTAGGTAAGGTAGTTACTGCTGCACCTCCACCTCTGACCATAATTCACGATGCCAAAGATGCCACTGGTAAAAAGGAAACATCGCCTTCAGAGAAGAAAG GATGTGACTACAGGAATGGAGGATGGGTTCCTGATGATCGCAGACCATTGTATTCTGGTCTCAAATGTAAACGATGGCTCTCTGAGAGCTGGAACTGTAAATTGACACAGCGCAAAGATTTCACTTATGAGAAATTTAGATGGCAGCCTGAAAGCTGCGAGATGCCAATGTTTCAAGCTGCCCAATTCTTGAGAAG AATGCAGGATAAAACCATAGCTTATGTAGGCGACTCTTTAGGGAGACAGATGTTCCAATCGATGATGTGCATGGTTGCAGCATCTGGGAAAGATCATTCAGATGTGGAAGATGTTGGCTCCAACTACGGATTAGCCCTCGCACGTCGTGCAAAACGACCAGGTGGCTGGGCCTACCGATTCCGAAGCACGAACACAACCATCCTATATTACTGGTCAGCAACGCTCTGTGATCTAGAGCCTCTCAGGCTCTCAAATCCAGCTGCCGGTTATGCCATGCACCTTGATCGCCCGCCTTCGTTTCTCAAAAAGAACCTTCATAGGTTCCATGTTCTGGTTCTGAACACAGGGCATCATTGGAACCGGGGTAAGCTCAAGGCAAACAAGTGGGAAATGTATGTCTCTGGAGCACCAAATATCAACGGAAAGATTGCCGTTATCTGGAAGGCGAAAAACTTCACTGTACATAGTGTTATGAAGTGGCTGGATGGCCAGCTTCCTAGCTACCCGCACCTGAAGGTCTTCTACAGGTCACTGTCACCAAGGCATTTCTTCAACGGGGAGTGGAACACCGGAGGCACTTGTGACAACAAGGCTCCTTTGTCCAAGGGCAACACGGTGTTTCAGAATCATTCTGAAGATGCCGACGCTGAGGGAGCAGTCAAAGGAACCAGGATAAAGCTCTTGGACATCACTGCACTTTCTCGTCTAAGGGATGAAGGGCATATATCAAGGTACAGCATCAGAGGTACAACAGGGGTCCAAGATTGCCTCCATTGGTGCCTTCCTGGTGTTCCAGACACTTGGAATGAGATCCTGGCTGCTCAGCTGTAG
- the LOC124653358 gene encoding protein trichome birefringence-like 14 isoform X1 produces the protein MRLLIVNGLRFRHLSLAILAICAVFLLWKWEKGSLYSPDLLRPEPLVLNRNTSMDEGSSSGNPLVKSIAEVGKVVTAAPPPLTIIHDAKDATGKKETSPSEKKGCDYRNGGWVPDDRRPLYSGLKCKRWLSESWNCKLTQRKDFTYEKFRWQPESCEMPMFQAAQFLRRMQDKTIAYVGDSLGRQMFQSMMCMVAASGKDHSDVEDVGSNYGLALARRAKRPGGWAYRFRSTNTTILYYWSATLCDLEPLRLSNPAAGYAMHLDRPPSFLKKNLHRFHVLVLNTGHHWNRGKLKANKWEMYVSGAPNINGKIAVIWKAKNFTVHSVMKWLDGQLPSYPHLKVFYRSLSPRHFFNGEWNTGGTCDNKAPLSKGNTVFQNHSEDADAEGAVKGTRIKLLDITALSRLRDEGHISRYSIRGTTGVQDCLHWCLPGVPDTWNEILAAQL, from the exons ATGAGGCTGCTGATTGTAAATGGCCTGAGGTTCAGGCACCTCAGCCTTGCGATCTTGGCCATCTGCGCTGTGTTTCTGCTTTGGAAATGGGAGAAGGGATCACTGTACAGCCCTGATCTCCTCCGGCCAGAGCCATTGGTCTTGA ATCGGAATACCTCCATGGATGAAGGTTCCTCTAGCGGCAATCCGTTGGTGAAGTCAATTGCTGAAGTAGGTAAGGTAGTTACTGCTGCACCTCCACCTCTGACCATAATTCACGATGCCAAAGATGCCACTGGTAAAAAGGAAACATCGCCTTCAGAGAAGAAAG GATGTGACTACAGGAATGGAGGATGGGTTCCTGATGATCGCAGACCATTGTATTCTGGTCTCAAATGTAAACGATGGCTCTCTGAGAGCTGGAACTGTAAATTGACACAGCGCAAAGATTTCACTTATGAGAAATTTAGATGGCAGCCTGAAAGCTGCGAGATGCCAATGTTTCAAGCTGCCCAATTCTTGAGAAG AATGCAGGATAAAACCATAGCTTATGTAGGCGACTCTTTAGGGAGACAGATGTTCCAATCGATGATGTGCATGGTTGCAGCATCTGGGAAAGATCATTCAGATGTGGAAGATGTTGGCTCCAACTACGGATTAGCCCTCGCACGTCGTGCAAAACGACCAGGTGGCTGGGCCTACCGATTCCGAAGCACGAACACAACCATCCTATATTACTGGTCAGCAACGCTCTGTGATCTAGAGCCTCTCAGGCTCTCAAATCCAGCTGCCGGTTATGCCATGCACCTTGATCGCCCGCCTTCGTTTCTCAAAAAGAACCTTCATAGGTTCCATGTTCTGGTTCTGAACACAGGGCATCATTGGAACCGGGGTAAGCTCAAGGCAAACAAGTGGGAAATGTATGTCTCTGGAGCACCAAATATCAACGGAAAGATTGCCGTTATCTGGAAGGCGAAAAACTTCACTGTACATAGTGTTATGAAGTGGCTGGATGGCCAGCTTCCTAGCTACCCGCACCTGAAGGTCTTCTACAGGTCACTGTCACCAAGGCATTTCTTCAACGGGGAGTGGAACACCGGAGGCACTTGTGACAACAAGGCTCCTTTGTCCAAGGGCAACACGGTGTTTCAGAATCATTCTGAAGATGCCGACGCTGAGGGAGCAGTCAAAGGAACCAGGATAAAGCTCTTGGACATCACTGCACTTTCTCGTCTAAGGGATGAAGGGCATATATCAAGGTACAGCATCAGAGGTACAACAGGGGTCCAAGATTGCCTCCATTGGTGCCTTCCTGGTGTTCCAGACACTTGGAATGAGATCCTGGCTGCTCAGCTGTAG